The window CGCCCGTCGGTTTCTCCAACCATTGCCGTCCCATGCTGAACCACCCGAATCGCCGACTGTTTGGCGGGAATTTTGATGCTCCAAAGCAACCGCCGCATGCGGAACATGCCCCGGCGTGGTCCGCAAAGCTAAAAGCCCTGCTCTTGGCGGGAATGATCGCGTTGATGACGACTTCCGCTCGGGCACAGTTGCCACCGCCAGTTCAGTTGCCCCTTCAGAGCGGCGAAACCATTGTGTCTTCCGAGACTTACGTCGATGGAGCTCCCCACCAAGAAGTTGGTTTGGCGGACTATTGGGATGGAGCGTCTGGTTTCCATTCGCCGGCCCAGGTTCCTCACGTGATCATCCTGGCTCCTTCAGCACCGAAGAACGCTCGAAACCATGGTTCCGTGCCAGCAAATGGCTACGCCCCGAATCAATCTTCCGGTCACTCACAACACGGGCACCAGCAATCCGCCGGATCCGTGCACCCTCACTTGCAGCACGCTCACCAAAAAGCCAAAGCAACGATGGCTCCTTTGACCCATCCTCCCGGAGTCGAAAACGATCCCGGTGCGAAGGGTCCGGGTCGGTTGGGTGTGGGTGAACACTGGGTCAAAAATCCTCAGACTCGCCCGACAATTCCCGCCGCCACGGTCCAACCTCGTTGGAAAACGCCCTATTCGTATGGTTATTTCGGTGCCGAAGGAAAGCGTCATTGGTCACGGCAACATGGTTACCAAGACCGATCTTTGCAGTGGTCGCTGCGATAACGCGCTGCAAAATCGACGATCGAGATCTACACTGGGTGGTTCGAGGAAGGCAGGTTCCGATTCTGAACCTGCCACTTCGTCCGACGTCCTCCAAACAAACACCCACTCGATCGACCTCCATGACATCTGATCCATCGCAGTCACGTCCTTCCGCACCCTCTGCTGGCGGTCCCCCTCCAGGAGTCGGCCGGCCCGGGCATGCTCCTTTGCCCGAACCAAGTGTCATTCCAGAAGAAGGTTGGCATTGCGGTCACTACTTCTATCGATTCCGTCGTGAGATGTTTGATGGATCGATTGCACCAAATCATCGCGAACAATTTCTGGCGGCGCTCAATCCTACCGGTGATGCGGTCCCGGAACGTTTGGCTTCGTACTGGATCAGCGGTCATGAGTGCGACTTTGGCATCATGGTCATGGATCCAGATCCAGCCAAAGTGGATGGCATTCATCAAGCGATCATGGCACCGGGATTGGGCCGGCTGGTCGAACCCGCTTGGTCGTTTGTCTCGGTCAGCGAAGTGAGCGAATACGTTCCGTCGATTGAGGAATATCGCCAACGATTGATCAAAGAAGGCAATGCACCGGACTCACCTGAGTTGGCGGCGAAAGTGGGTGCCTATGAGCGACGTTTGCCGATGATGAATCGCAATCGGTTGCAACCCGAGATTCCGGATTGGCCTTCGGCGTGTTTCTATCCAATGAACAAGAGCCGGGTCCCAGGTGCCAATTGGTTCATGGAACCGTTCAGTGCTCGCAATCAAATGATGGCCGAACACGCCCAGAGCGGAATGGCTTTCGCGGGCAAGGTCAGCCAATTGATCTCCGTCGGCGTGGGACTGGACGATTGGGAATGGATGGTGACCTTGTGGGGTCGCAATCCTCAGTACCTCAAAGACATCGTTTACAAGATGCGATTCGATCAAGCGAGCGCGAAGTACGCTGAGTTCGGCCCGTTTTATGTGGGCTACAAAGCCGATGCGGACGCGATTTTGCAGCACTGCCGTTTGGTTTAATCTCAAACAGCGAAGCTGGTACGATTCTAGCTTTCAATCGATTGGTCTGGTGGCAACCGGACCTAGGTCGATTTGACGGGCCCGATGTTTTGGTCCAGGTACGATCGCGTGTGATCGAGAACCGACTCGTAGCTAAGCG of the Rhodopirellula baltica SH 1 genome contains:
- the hemQ gene encoding hydrogen peroxide-dependent heme synthase, which gives rise to MTSDPSQSRPSAPSAGGPPPGVGRPGHAPLPEPSVIPEEGWHCGHYFYRFRREMFDGSIAPNHREQFLAALNPTGDAVPERLASYWISGHECDFGIMVMDPDPAKVDGIHQAIMAPGLGRLVEPAWSFVSVSEVSEYVPSIEEYRQRLIKEGNAPDSPELAAKVGAYERRLPMMNRNRLQPEIPDWPSACFYPMNKSRVPGANWFMEPFSARNQMMAEHAQSGMAFAGKVSQLISVGVGLDDWEWMVTLWGRNPQYLKDIVYKMRFDQASAKYAEFGPFYVGYKADADAILQHCRLV